In Amycolatopsis sp. EV170708-02-1, the following are encoded in one genomic region:
- a CDS encoding IS3 family transposase — MIYRYRFISEHRAEFGVKRLCQVLGLRRQGFHEWAAAGAAREAAAEQERELVVVIASIHAQHRGAYGRPRITAELRRRGRVVNHKRVERLMREQGLVGSTRRKRRSLTKADPSPVAVVQDLIRRDFTAERPGQRFVGDITYLPTFQGWLYLATVIDLHNREVVGHAMGDHLRTDLVCDAIALATARGLIRPDAVFHSDRGVQYTSGRFRAALTEHRIRSSIGRAGSCYDNAVAESFFATLKTEIGTTIWRTRDQARHDLYRYLHYYNHDRLHSTVGHRTPHETRTSYSHHQTA, encoded by the coding sequence ATGATCTACCGCTACCGGTTCATCTCCGAGCATCGCGCCGAGTTCGGTGTGAAGCGGTTGTGTCAGGTCCTGGGTCTGCGCCGGCAGGGTTTCCACGAGTGGGCCGCGGCCGGGGCGGCCCGTGAGGCCGCGGCGGAACAGGAGCGGGAGCTGGTGGTGGTGATCGCGTCGATCCACGCGCAGCACCGGGGTGCCTATGGGCGGCCCCGGATCACCGCGGAGCTGCGCCGGCGCGGGCGGGTGGTGAACCACAAGCGGGTGGAGCGGTTGATGCGTGAGCAGGGCCTGGTCGGGAGCACCCGCCGCAAACGCCGGTCGCTCACCAAGGCCGATCCGTCGCCGGTCGCGGTGGTCCAGGATCTGATCCGCCGTGATTTCACTGCCGAGCGCCCTGGTCAGCGGTTCGTCGGGGACATCACCTATCTGCCCACGTTCCAGGGCTGGCTTTACCTGGCCACGGTGATCGATCTGCACAACCGTGAGGTCGTCGGGCACGCGATGGGCGATCACCTGCGCACAGACCTGGTCTGCGACGCGATCGCCCTGGCCACCGCACGCGGCTTGATCCGCCCCGACGCGGTGTTCCACTCCGACCGCGGCGTCCAGTACACCTCCGGCCGATTCCGCGCCGCGCTCACCGAGCACAGGATCCGGTCCTCGATCGGACGGGCCGGATCCTGCTACGACAACGCCGTCGCCGAGTCGTTCTTCGCCACCCTCAAAACCGAGATCGGCACCACCATCTGGCGCACCCGTGACCAGGCACGACACGACCTATACCGCTACCTCCACTACTACAACCACGACCGTCTACATTCGACAGTCGGCCACCGAACACCCCACGAAACCCGAACCAGCTACAGCCACCACCAAACCGCGTGA
- a CDS encoding transposase yields MSRRSKYPEQFRRDAIELVNTSGRPLRQIARELGVNHETLRSWVNAAKQAVEVGPVEDRAVVDEVQRLRKQVAELQKEKEILRRAAAYFAKEMDR; encoded by the coding sequence GTGTCTCGCAGGTCGAAGTATCCGGAGCAGTTCCGTCGTGACGCGATCGAGCTGGTGAACACGAGTGGTCGCCCGTTGCGTCAGATCGCTCGTGAGCTGGGTGTCAATCACGAGACCTTGCGGTCGTGGGTGAATGCCGCCAAACAGGCCGTGGAAGTCGGGCCGGTGGAGGATCGCGCGGTCGTCGATGAGGTGCAGCGGTTGCGGAAGCAGGTCGCTGAGCTGCAGAAAGAGAAGGAGATCCTGCGTCGAGCGGCCGCTTATTTTGCCAAAGAGATGGATCGATGA
- a CDS encoding MFS transporter, whose protein sequence is MEHAPPSRRAAFGAFVALGSPVGALLANLAFVLIFYLPQGVITSWGWRIPFIAGAVVLAIGVWARRALEESPVFHELAASKLDEKIVKLPIWNVIRDNWGRLLLAAGANTGLNGVMFVLAGFMLSYAAGPAPKGLGLDIQDVLWGTLPGLALHAVTVVLGARLSDRLGRKPVMLAAAVAVLAYMFLLFPIAEIGTLTAWALAVAGGFALTGFLFGPLITYLTELFTPEQRQSGAGLAYQLGAVLGGGLAPSMANRLIEWTGSSTSVGYYLAGGMALTVVCLLALPETAPVRSRR, encoded by the coding sequence GTGGAGCACGCGCCACCGTCGCGGCGGGCGGCGTTCGGCGCGTTCGTCGCCTTGGGGTCGCCGGTGGGGGCGCTGCTGGCGAACCTGGCCTTCGTGCTGATCTTCTACTTGCCGCAAGGGGTGATCACCAGCTGGGGCTGGCGGATCCCGTTCATCGCCGGCGCGGTCGTCCTGGCCATCGGTGTCTGGGCGCGGCGGGCGCTCGAGGAATCGCCCGTGTTCCACGAGCTCGCGGCCAGCAAACTGGACGAGAAGATCGTCAAGCTGCCGATCTGGAACGTCATCCGCGACAACTGGGGCAGGCTGCTGCTCGCCGCGGGGGCCAACACCGGGCTCAACGGCGTCATGTTCGTCCTGGCCGGGTTCATGCTCTCCTACGCCGCCGGTCCGGCGCCGAAGGGCCTCGGCCTGGACATCCAGGACGTGCTGTGGGGTACCTTGCCCGGCCTCGCGCTGCACGCCGTGACGGTCGTGCTCGGCGCCCGGCTCTCCGACCGGCTGGGCCGCAAACCCGTGATGCTCGCGGCGGCCGTCGCGGTACTGGCCTACATGTTCCTGCTGTTCCCGATCGCGGAGATCGGCACGCTGACCGCGTGGGCGCTCGCCGTCGCAGGCGGTTTCGCCCTCACCGGGTTCCTGTTCGGCCCGCTGATCACCTACCTGACGGAGCTGTTCACGCCCGAACAACGGCAGTCGGGCGCCGGCCTGGCCTACCAGCTCGGCGCGGTGCTCGGCGGCGGCCTCGCGCCGTCGATGGCGAACCGGCTCATCGAATGGACCGGCTCCTCGACGTCGGTCGGCTACTACCTCGCGGGCGGGATGGCGCTGACCGTCGTCTGCCTGCTCGCCCTTCCCGAAACCGCACCAGTGAGGAGCCGCCGATGA
- a CDS encoding nuclear transport factor 2 family protein yields the protein MKDELAELRHRVEVLEAEAEIRRIQARYMFLCDTPCPEFGVTGDDHRIELILDLYTEDAVWEGVGEYYDGQFGRAVGKDGIRAHFERFWGEKRDPALVLNAHYLTSEQIHVDGDRADGQWIHVQPWLYADGTGLLRSSRLNNAFRRQDGRWLITRTRTENVFIAPLPGGFASDFPAASVLMAPDPVPGP from the coding sequence ATGAAGGACGAACTCGCCGAACTGCGTCACCGCGTCGAGGTGCTGGAGGCCGAGGCCGAGATCCGCCGGATCCAGGCCCGGTACATGTTCCTCTGCGACACGCCGTGCCCGGAGTTCGGCGTCACCGGCGACGACCACCGCATCGAGCTGATCCTCGACCTGTACACGGAGGACGCCGTCTGGGAGGGCGTCGGCGAGTACTACGACGGGCAGTTCGGCCGCGCGGTCGGCAAGGACGGGATCCGGGCGCATTTCGAACGGTTCTGGGGTGAGAAGCGGGATCCGGCGCTGGTCCTCAACGCCCACTACCTGACGTCGGAGCAGATCCACGTCGACGGCGACCGGGCCGACGGGCAATGGATCCACGTCCAGCCGTGGCTGTACGCCGACGGCACCGGTCTGCTGCGATCGAGCAGGCTCAACAACGCCTTCCGGCGCCAGGACGGCCGTTGGCTCATCACCCGCACGCGGACCGAGAACGTCTTCATCGCCCCCTTGCCCGGGGGTTTCGCGTCGGACTTCCCGGCGGCGTCGGTGCTGATGGCGCCGGACCCCGTGCCCGGTCCGTGA
- a CDS encoding SDR family NAD(P)-dependent oxidoreductase, giving the protein MSGTAPVAVITGGATGLGERIARRLHSGGHRVAIADLDEAAAKRLATELDRSGAHAQSYRVDVASRPDIDQLLASVLGDFGGVQVLVNNAARTQARPLLEITPQELDEVMAVNFNGTFHACQLFGAHMAEAGYGRIVNMASLAGQNGGTTTGGHYASSKGAVLTATKVFARELAASGVTVNAVSPGPQDSPMVHRIVGEENLDRLTTGIPVGRLGSMTFIAEMVALLASPEAASVTGACWDANGGLFMR; this is encoded by the coding sequence GTGAGCGGCACCGCGCCGGTCGCCGTGATCACCGGCGGGGCGACCGGGCTCGGCGAGCGGATCGCCCGGCGCCTGCACAGCGGTGGCCACCGGGTGGCGATCGCCGACCTCGACGAGGCCGCCGCGAAACGCCTCGCAACCGAACTCGACCGGAGCGGGGCACACGCCCAGAGCTACCGCGTCGACGTCGCCAGCCGTCCCGACATCGACCAGCTGCTCGCGTCGGTGCTCGGTGACTTCGGCGGGGTCCAGGTGCTGGTCAACAACGCCGCGCGCACCCAGGCGCGGCCGTTGCTGGAGATCACGCCGCAGGAGCTCGACGAGGTGATGGCGGTGAACTTCAACGGCACCTTCCACGCCTGTCAGCTGTTCGGCGCGCATATGGCCGAGGCGGGGTACGGCCGGATCGTCAACATGGCCTCCCTGGCGGGCCAGAACGGCGGAACCACGACCGGCGGGCATTACGCGTCGTCCAAAGGCGCGGTCCTGACGGCGACCAAGGTGTTCGCCCGCGAGCTCGCCGCCAGCGGCGTCACCGTGAACGCGGTCTCCCCCGGACCGCAGGACAGCCCCATGGTCCACCGGATCGTCGGTGAGGAGAACCTCGACCGGCTGACGACCGGAATCCCGGTCGGACGGCTGGGCAGCATGACGTTCATCGCCGAGATGGTGGCGTTGCTCGCCTCCCCCGAAGCCGCCTCCGTCACCGGCGCCTGCTGGGACGCGAACGGCGGCCTGTTCATGCGCTGA
- a CDS encoding acyl-CoA dehydrogenase family protein: protein MAQIQESPAVTLDDVLAELLERRQEFRDQRYVSRDFVDRLKAAGVYRSATPERFGGRPLPPAEFLRMVERISVVDGSTGWVASFGSALVYLAALPVETQAELYADGPDVCFAGGLFPVQRAEPTVSGFLVDGRWKFASGCMGADVLGVGIPGDDTTAGKPRTALLRPEQVEIIQEWDVVGMKGTGSFDLVVDKVEVPREWTFIRGGEPTIDEPLYRYPTLAYASQVLAIVGAGVARAALDFATEVGSGRSGVTGAPKLADRAYYRTGLAEAEATMRSARAYFYEVTDEAWQTVLDGDPVAPHQNAHLRLASTHLAKTAADTVNRVIGLSGTGAIATSHPLQWLLGDALVPQQHAFLGPAMYDAAGAVLMGHPPTVPGFQ from the coding sequence ATGGCCCAGATCCAGGAGAGCCCGGCCGTGACACTCGACGATGTCCTGGCCGAACTCCTCGAGCGCCGTCAGGAGTTCCGCGACCAGAGGTACGTCTCCCGCGACTTCGTCGACCGGCTCAAGGCGGCGGGCGTCTACCGCTCCGCGACCCCCGAACGGTTCGGCGGCAGGCCACTGCCCCCGGCCGAGTTCCTGCGGATGGTGGAGCGGATCTCCGTCGTCGACGGATCCACCGGCTGGGTGGCCAGCTTCGGCTCCGCGCTGGTCTACCTCGCGGCGCTGCCCGTCGAGACGCAGGCCGAGCTCTACGCCGACGGTCCTGACGTGTGCTTCGCCGGTGGCCTCTTCCCCGTCCAACGAGCCGAGCCCACCGTCTCCGGCTTCCTGGTCGACGGGCGCTGGAAATTCGCGAGCGGTTGCATGGGCGCGGACGTCCTGGGCGTCGGTATCCCCGGCGACGACACGACCGCCGGAAAGCCGCGCACCGCCCTGCTGCGGCCCGAGCAGGTCGAGATCATCCAGGAGTGGGACGTCGTCGGGATGAAGGGCACCGGTTCCTTCGACCTGGTCGTCGACAAGGTCGAGGTCCCGCGCGAATGGACGTTCATCCGCGGCGGTGAGCCCACGATCGACGAGCCGCTGTACCGCTACCCCACCCTCGCCTACGCCTCCCAGGTCCTGGCGATCGTCGGCGCGGGGGTCGCGCGCGCGGCGCTCGACTTCGCGACGGAGGTCGGCAGCGGCCGTTCGGGTGTCACAGGCGCGCCGAAACTCGCCGACCGCGCCTACTACCGGACGGGACTCGCCGAAGCCGAAGCGACGATGCGCTCGGCGAGGGCGTACTTCTACGAGGTCACCGACGAGGCGTGGCAGACCGTGCTGGACGGCGATCCCGTGGCGCCGCACCAGAACGCCCATCTCCGGCTGGCCTCGACCCATCTCGCGAAGACCGCCGCCGACACCGTCAACCGGGTCATCGGCCTGTCCGGGACGGGCGCCATCGCCACGAGCCATCCGCTGCAGTGGCTGCTCGGCGACGCCCTCGTCCCGCAGCAGCACGCCTTCCTGGGGCCGGCCATGTACGACGCCGCGGGTGCCGTGCTGATGGGCCATCCGCCCACCGTTCCCGGCTTCCAGTGA
- a CDS encoding response regulator transcription factor — translation MVTTDSASGGETSPVVYIVDDDEAIRQSLVFLLESVGIQALVYPDGPTFLEEFDPDEPSVLIIDVRMPGLSGLQLQEKLVAREFPAPVIFCSAHGDIPMSVRALRLGAVDFLEKPYEPQRMLEVVQAQLVVAAERFAEAACRKAVTERIATLTPREREVLRLVIDGLPSQLIARRLGTSVKTVDVHRARIKAKTESDSLGTLVRDVLQHQVTV, via the coding sequence ATGGTCACCACCGATTCCGCGTCCGGCGGCGAGACGTCGCCGGTGGTCTACATCGTCGACGACGACGAGGCCATCCGCCAATCCCTGGTGTTCCTGCTGGAGAGCGTCGGCATCCAGGCGCTCGTCTACCCGGACGGGCCGACGTTCCTGGAGGAGTTCGACCCCGACGAACCGAGCGTGCTGATCATCGACGTCCGGATGCCGGGGCTCAGCGGCTTGCAGCTGCAGGAGAAGCTGGTCGCCCGCGAGTTCCCGGCGCCGGTGATCTTCTGTTCCGCGCACGGCGACATCCCGATGTCGGTGCGGGCGCTCCGGCTGGGCGCCGTGGACTTCCTCGAAAAGCCGTACGAGCCGCAGCGGATGCTTGAGGTCGTCCAGGCGCAGCTGGTGGTCGCGGCGGAACGGTTCGCGGAGGCCGCGTGCCGCAAAGCGGTCACCGAGCGGATCGCGACACTGACCCCGCGCGAGCGGGAGGTGCTCCGGCTGGTGATCGACGGTCTGCCCAGCCAGCTGATCGCGCGGCGGTTGGGGACGAGCGTGAAGACCGTCGACGTGCACCGGGCCCGGATCAAGGCCAAGACCGAGTCGGACAGCCTCGGCACCCTGGTGCGCGATGTCCTCCAGCACCAGGTCACCGTCTAG
- a CDS encoding aromatic-ring-hydroxylating dioxygenase subunit beta, with product MTETLTDPRVVRAIELAWREAALLDAKDYEAWQGLYADDAMYIIPIERDAEDFDDVLNMVHDDARMRGLRVRRMTEGYAIAAVDSAITVRTVSRFIPTDVGDRSVTLKAAQIIVAYKRGRHDLWAADVDYVVRLGASGDEDRFARKVVRLVNADEAVPAAGFLL from the coding sequence ATGACTGAGACCCTCACCGATCCGCGGGTGGTCCGCGCGATCGAGCTGGCCTGGCGCGAGGCCGCGCTGCTGGACGCCAAGGACTACGAGGCCTGGCAAGGACTTTACGCCGACGACGCGATGTACATCATCCCGATCGAACGCGACGCCGAGGACTTCGACGACGTCCTCAACATGGTCCACGACGACGCCCGGATGCGCGGGCTGCGCGTGCGGCGGATGACCGAGGGCTACGCGATCGCCGCGGTGGACTCGGCGATCACCGTGCGGACCGTCTCGCGTTTCATCCCCACCGACGTCGGCGACCGGTCGGTCACGCTCAAGGCCGCACAGATCATCGTGGCGTACAAACGCGGCCGTCACGACCTCTGGGCCGCGGACGTCGACTACGTCGTCCGCCTCGGCGCTAGTGGCGACGAAGACCGCTTCGCCCGCAAGGTCGTCCGTCTGGTCAACGCCGACGAAGCCGTTCCCGCCGCGGGATTCCTGCTGTGA
- a CDS encoding flavin reductase — MPDELTTTQRRFRAAMANLSTAVNIVTTDGVSGRAGITVSAVCSVTDSPPTLLVCVNQSSYTHDIFRTNGRMAINVLAPQHKELALQFAGATDVPMLDRFRFEVWDHDRFRIPVVRDAAAVLIGGVGAEFTQGTHTVLFVEVEDVFVDEAAGGLAYFRREFHRIAP, encoded by the coding sequence ATGCCCGATGAGCTGACCACGACCCAGCGACGGTTTCGCGCGGCGATGGCGAACCTTTCGACGGCTGTCAACATCGTCACCACCGACGGCGTCAGCGGCCGCGCCGGCATCACGGTGAGCGCGGTCTGCTCGGTCACCGACTCGCCGCCGACCCTGCTGGTCTGCGTCAACCAGTCGAGCTACACGCACGACATCTTCCGCACCAACGGGCGGATGGCCATCAACGTCCTGGCGCCCCAGCACAAGGAACTCGCGCTGCAGTTCGCCGGTGCGACGGACGTGCCGATGCTCGACCGGTTCCGGTTCGAGGTCTGGGATCACGACAGGTTCCGCATCCCCGTCGTCCGCGACGCGGCCGCCGTCCTCATCGGCGGAGTCGGCGCCGAATTCACCCAGGGCACGCACACGGTGCTCTTCGTCGAGGTCGAGGACGTCTTCGTCGACGAGGCCGCCGGGGGCCTCGCCTACTTCCGCCGCGAATTCCACCGGATCGCGCCATGA
- a CDS encoding PAS domain-containing sensor histidine kinase, translating to MEVDPIAPELATGDFVAMMNASKACVLVHDAATKNILWANPAACEMLEFSVSELRPLKANHMSSSAQQYDRVIGRAWLQAAVEHGSSRIVWHYRSKSGRVIPTDAVAIRVELERGPAVMVQFRDIQRAEEIERELKLTTSYVDALARHTSTVAFMLDAAGAVRFATDSALTFLGLTGDDDRLAGEPLTAYARLYLGGRPVRWAEVVAGADPVGPVQLELPGESATWLEGSLERLSESEVDAYLMILHDVSERVRGEARRELELRHENYLARYNAMGDMAMAIAHELGQPLAAAANFIAGIRARAAMMADGGDVREQMGYGLDSVARQIDRAKDIVGSLRSFVGHLEQVEQVVDLNEIVRECLYFIELSAAPNSVGVEVRLDPAPVLVRCERVLTGQVVMNLCLNAIDETTECDPVRRRITVGTRAKEGVGVLTVDDHGRGVARDPFAESFTSKPGGSGIGLALSHRIITRQHGSIWAERREGGGSRFGFALPLAT from the coding sequence GTGGAGGTCGACCCGATCGCGCCTGAGCTGGCCACCGGCGACTTCGTGGCGATGATGAACGCCTCGAAGGCGTGCGTGCTGGTCCACGACGCGGCGACCAAGAACATCCTGTGGGCAAATCCCGCCGCGTGCGAGATGCTCGAATTCAGTGTCTCGGAGCTGCGCCCGCTCAAGGCCAACCACATGAGCAGCTCCGCCCAGCAGTACGACCGGGTGATCGGCCGGGCGTGGCTCCAGGCGGCGGTGGAACACGGTTCGAGCCGGATCGTGTGGCACTACCGGAGCAAATCCGGCCGCGTGATCCCCACCGACGCGGTCGCCATCCGGGTCGAGCTGGAGCGCGGGCCCGCGGTGATGGTCCAGTTCCGCGACATCCAGCGCGCGGAGGAGATCGAACGAGAGCTGAAGCTGACGACGTCGTACGTCGACGCGCTGGCACGGCACACCTCGACCGTGGCGTTCATGCTCGACGCCGCGGGCGCGGTGCGGTTCGCGACGGACAGCGCCCTGACCTTCCTCGGCCTGACCGGCGACGACGATCGGCTCGCGGGGGAGCCGCTGACCGCGTACGCGCGGCTGTACCTGGGCGGCAGGCCTGTGCGCTGGGCCGAGGTGGTCGCGGGTGCCGATCCGGTGGGGCCGGTGCAGCTGGAGCTGCCGGGGGAGAGCGCGACCTGGCTGGAAGGGAGCCTGGAGCGGCTTTCCGAGTCCGAGGTCGACGCGTATCTGATGATCCTGCACGACGTGTCCGAGCGCGTCCGCGGCGAAGCACGACGAGAGCTGGAGCTGCGGCACGAGAACTATCTGGCGCGCTACAACGCCATGGGGGACATGGCGATGGCGATCGCGCACGAACTCGGCCAGCCGCTGGCCGCCGCGGCCAACTTCATCGCCGGCATCCGGGCACGGGCCGCCATGATGGCGGACGGCGGTGACGTCCGTGAGCAGATGGGCTACGGCCTGGACAGCGTCGCCCGCCAGATCGACCGGGCCAAGGACATCGTCGGTTCGCTGCGGTCCTTCGTCGGTCATCTGGAGCAGGTCGAGCAGGTGGTCGACCTGAACGAGATCGTCCGCGAATGCCTGTACTTCATCGAGCTGAGCGCCGCGCCGAACTCCGTCGGCGTCGAGGTCCGGCTCGATCCGGCGCCGGTGCTGGTGCGGTGCGAACGCGTCCTCACCGGGCAGGTGGTGATGAACCTGTGCCTCAACGCCATCGACGAGACCACCGAATGCGATCCCGTGCGGCGGCGGATCACGGTGGGCACCCGGGCCAAGGAAGGGGTCGGCGTCCTGACCGTCGACGATCACGGCCGCGGCGTCGCCAGGGATCCCTTCGCCGAGTCGTTCACCAGCAAACCCGGTGGCAGCGGGATCGGGCTGGCGCTGAGCCATCGCATCATCACCCGGCAGCACGGCAGCATCTGGGCCGAGCGGCGGGAAGGCGGTGGCTCGCGGTTCGGGTTCGCCCTGCCGCTGGCCACGTAA
- a CDS encoding amidase: protein MNLTRPWSLRELVRDLREGRTTPEDAHQRALARIAETDAELHAWVGQADFLPGAGVPLGVKDIIDLAGVPTRCGSALRAEAAPATSDAAIVTAWRAAGAMPIGKTVTTEFAFFAPGPTRNPAAPGHTPGGSSSGSAAAVASGQVPLALGSQTAGSVTRPASYCGVASLVMSHGRYPVTGVTGLSPSLDSHGVFAATVADLTIAWQALAGETGPAREPRILVWAADALDVVEAPMRNALAQAAKRLQEAGATVEPFRDEGLMAELTAAHPVVMAYEAARERAAELAVAERLSAPLAQLLRTGAATSAAEYETARATIDGGSVRLAEVFDAYDVVLGPAAPGAAPRGLEATGNPVLSRGWQALGLPVVALPGFTDAEGLPLGLQLVGRHRGETALLGHARWAERVLAGVSW from the coding sequence GTGAACCTCACGCGCCCGTGGTCGCTGCGGGAACTCGTCCGGGACCTTCGGGAGGGGCGGACCACACCGGAGGACGCTCACCAGCGCGCGCTGGCGAGGATCGCCGAGACGGACGCGGAGCTGCACGCCTGGGTCGGACAGGCGGACTTCCTTCCGGGCGCGGGTGTGCCACTCGGGGTCAAGGACATCATCGATCTGGCGGGTGTGCCCACCCGGTGCGGCTCCGCCCTGCGCGCGGAGGCCGCTCCGGCGACCTCGGACGCGGCGATCGTGACCGCGTGGCGCGCGGCCGGGGCGATGCCGATCGGGAAGACGGTCACCACCGAGTTCGCGTTCTTCGCCCCGGGCCCGACCCGGAATCCCGCCGCCCCCGGCCATACGCCGGGCGGCTCGTCGAGCGGGTCGGCCGCCGCCGTCGCGTCCGGGCAGGTTCCGCTCGCGCTCGGTTCGCAGACCGCCGGATCGGTCACCAGGCCGGCGTCCTACTGCGGGGTCGCGTCGCTCGTCATGAGTCACGGCCGGTACCCGGTCACCGGGGTGACGGGATTGAGCCCCAGCCTGGACAGCCACGGCGTCTTCGCGGCCACGGTGGCCGACCTCACGATCGCGTGGCAGGCGCTGGCCGGCGAGACCGGTCCCGCGCGGGAACCGCGGATCCTGGTGTGGGCCGCCGACGCGCTCGACGTCGTCGAAGCACCGATGCGGAACGCCCTGGCGCAAGCGGCGAAGCGTCTGCAGGAAGCCGGGGCGACCGTCGAGCCGTTCCGCGACGAAGGGCTGATGGCCGAGCTCACGGCCGCGCATCCCGTGGTGATGGCCTACGAGGCAGCGCGGGAAAGGGCCGCCGAGCTCGCCGTGGCCGAGCGGTTGAGCGCTCCCTTGGCACAGCTGCTCCGGACCGGTGCCGCGACCTCGGCCGCCGAGTACGAAACCGCCCGCGCCACCATCGACGGCGGCTCCGTCCGGTTGGCCGAGGTGTTCGACGCCTACGACGTCGTGCTCGGCCCGGCCGCGCCCGGCGCGGCGCCACGCGGGCTGGAGGCGACCGGGAACCCGGTGCTGAGCCGGGGCTGGCAGGCGCTCGGGCTGCCCGTGGTCGCCCTGCCCGGGTTCACCGACGCGGAGGGGCTGCCGCTCGGTCTGCAACTCGTCGGCCGTCACCGCGGGGAAACCGCACTGCTCGGGCACGCCCGCTGGGCGGAGCGGGTGCTCGCCGGGGTTTCATGGTAA
- a CDS encoding Rieske 2Fe-2S domain-containing protein gives MTEFTAATVYDLPPADLVLGDRVAGRMYTDPAIFDQEMTKIFEKSWIWVAHESELPKAGSFKSTHVGRHPVIVTKDRKGEIRTLVNRCRHRGASLCEKKTGHANGFTCPYHAWSYGLDGKLRGIPYPDGYEGVMDKADLGLKTLRTESYGGMIFATLNAEAEPLADFLGDVKLWIDRFMAQGGGYPVKVLGTHRFTYRGNWKIQLENTTDGYHFPIVHRSWMASVDAETAEMMSFMTDPTAVTHDLGNGHSVMQMVPEHSDLEADDGSEPLQPRFDGLVARLEAAGANEAEIRRLVRAVHGTGFNLNLFPNVSMSISFFRVLRPISVDETVIEHVALGSDGPAEIVGPVNRERLRAHEHFQGPFGFGTPDDSEGWDRVQRGAQGAPELPIMVNRGLGREKPSAEGWPTSHVTDETGMRAAYAQWKRMMSDD, from the coding sequence ATGACCGAATTCACCGCCGCCACCGTGTACGACCTGCCGCCCGCGGACCTCGTCCTCGGCGACCGGGTCGCCGGCCGGATGTACACCGACCCCGCGATCTTCGACCAGGAGATGACGAAGATCTTCGAGAAGTCGTGGATCTGGGTCGCCCACGAATCGGAACTGCCCAAGGCGGGCAGCTTCAAATCGACCCACGTCGGACGGCATCCGGTCATCGTCACCAAGGACCGCAAGGGTGAGATCCGCACGCTCGTGAACCGCTGCCGCCACCGGGGCGCGTCGCTCTGCGAGAAGAAAACGGGCCACGCCAACGGGTTCACCTGCCCGTACCACGCCTGGTCCTACGGCCTCGACGGCAAACTGCGTGGCATCCCGTACCCCGACGGGTACGAGGGTGTCATGGACAAGGCCGATCTCGGGCTGAAGACCCTGCGCACCGAGTCCTACGGCGGGATGATCTTCGCGACCCTGAACGCCGAGGCCGAGCCGCTGGCCGATTTCCTCGGCGACGTCAAACTGTGGATCGATCGCTTCATGGCGCAGGGTGGCGGCTACCCGGTGAAGGTGCTCGGCACCCATCGGTTCACTTACCGCGGCAACTGGAAGATCCAGCTGGAGAACACCACCGACGGGTACCACTTCCCCATCGTGCACCGCTCCTGGATGGCCTCGGTCGACGCGGAAACCGCCGAGATGATGTCGTTCATGACCGATCCGACGGCGGTCACCCACGATCTGGGGAACGGCCACTCGGTGATGCAGATGGTCCCCGAACACTCCGATCTGGAGGCGGACGACGGCAGCGAGCCGCTCCAGCCGCGGTTCGACGGCCTGGTCGCCCGGCTCGAAGCCGCCGGGGCGAACGAAGCCGAGATCCGCAGGCTCGTCCGTGCCGTGCACGGCACCGGGTTCAACCTCAATCTGTTCCCGAACGTGTCGATGTCGATCTCGTTCTTCCGGGTGTTGCGGCCGATCAGCGTCGACGAGACCGTCATCGAGCACGTCGCCCTCGGCAGCGACGGCCCGGCCGAGATCGTCGGGCCGGTCAACCGGGAGCGGCTGCGCGCCCACGAGCATTTCCAGGGTCCGTTCGGGTTCGGCACTCCGGACGACTCCGAAGGCTGGGACCGGGTGCAGCGCGGCGCCCAGGGCGCGCCCGAGCTGCCGATCATGGTCAACCGCGGTCTGGGGCGCGAGAAGCCCTCGGCCGAGGGCTGGCCGACCAGCCACGTCACCGACGAGACCGGAATGCGGGCGGCGTACGCCCAATGGAAGCGGATGATGAGCGATGACTGA